The Streptomyces sp. SS1-1 genome has a segment encoding these proteins:
- a CDS encoding methionine synthase produces MSNSTDHLFGAATGVGSLPGGDTREAAKTATGSFDDFPFLAELPARGPGADMIGRTAGMLVELYARVEPSGWRLGDRPGRDTRRARSWLGEDLDALEEFTQGYEGPLKVQAVGPWTLAAALELRNGEAALSDPGACRDLAASLAEGLREHLAEVRRRVPGARVVLQLDEPSLIAVLRGQVRTASGYRTHRAVDRQIVESTLRDVVGVHGEDPVVVHSCAPDVPFALLRRAGAAAVSFDLSLLTERDDEAIGEAVEGGTRLFAGVVPGTDAPLSDPAGSVMGVRTLWRRLGLSPGLLAETVTITPACGLAGASPDYARRALAHCVQAARSLADNPE; encoded by the coding sequence GTGAGCAACAGCACTGACCACCTCTTCGGCGCGGCCACCGGCGTCGGTTCGCTGCCCGGCGGCGACACCCGCGAGGCCGCGAAGACCGCCACCGGCTCCTTCGACGACTTCCCGTTCCTGGCCGAACTGCCCGCCCGCGGGCCCGGCGCCGACATGATCGGGCGGACCGCCGGGATGCTCGTCGAGCTGTACGCGCGCGTGGAGCCCAGCGGGTGGCGGCTCGGCGACCGGCCCGGCCGGGACACCCGGCGCGCCCGGTCCTGGCTGGGCGAGGACCTCGACGCGCTGGAGGAGTTCACCCAGGGCTACGAGGGGCCGCTCAAGGTCCAGGCCGTGGGGCCCTGGACGCTCGCCGCCGCCCTCGAACTGCGCAACGGCGAGGCCGCGCTGTCCGATCCGGGCGCCTGCCGCGACCTCGCCGCCTCGCTCGCCGAGGGCCTGCGCGAGCATCTCGCGGAGGTACGGCGCCGCGTCCCCGGCGCCCGGGTCGTCCTCCAGCTCGACGAGCCCTCCCTGATCGCCGTGCTGCGCGGGCAGGTCAGAACCGCCAGCGGCTACCGCACCCACCGCGCCGTCGACCGGCAGATCGTCGAGTCCACCCTGCGCGACGTCGTCGGGGTGCACGGCGAGGACCCGGTCGTGGTCCACTCGTGCGCGCCGGACGTCCCGTTCGCGCTGCTGCGCCGGGCGGGCGCGGCCGCGGTCTCCTTCGACCTCTCCCTCCTCACGGAGCGTGACGACGAAGCGATCGGCGAGGCGGTGGAAGGCGGCACGCGGCTGTTCGCCGGTGTCGTCCCCGGCACGGACGCCCCGTTGTCAGACCCTGCCGGTAGCGTCATGGGTGTCAGGACGTTGTGGCGCAGGCTGGGGCTGTCACCGGGGCTGCTCGCGGAGACGGTCACGATCACGCCGGCGTGCGGACTCGCGGGCGCGTCCCCCGACTACGCGCGCCGGGCACTCGCCCACTGCGTCCAGGCGGCGAGATCCCTCGCGGACAACCCAGAGTAA
- a CDS encoding SDR family oxidoreductase, which produces MAGMATHVITGAGSGIGAAVARRLHARGDELVLHARDAARAKELAAQYPGAATLVGDLADPDRLSWAFSHQSLPDRVDSLLHIAGVVDLGSIGDLTPKTWRHQLNVNLIAPAELTRHFLPQLRATRGHVLFVNSGAGLTAHAGWGAYAASKHGLKALADSLRAEEHAGGVRVTSVYPGRTASPMQAKVHQQEGKEYDPARWIDPESVATTIVMALDLPRDAEVNDLTVRPGR; this is translated from the coding sequence ATGGCGGGTATGGCTACACATGTGATCACCGGAGCGGGCTCCGGAATCGGCGCGGCCGTCGCCCGCCGTCTGCACGCGCGCGGGGACGAACTCGTCCTCCACGCGCGCGACGCCGCCCGCGCGAAGGAGCTCGCCGCCCAGTACCCGGGCGCGGCGACACTGGTCGGCGACCTGGCGGACCCGGACCGGCTGTCCTGGGCCTTCTCCCACCAGTCGCTGCCCGACCGGGTCGACTCCCTGCTGCACATCGCCGGCGTCGTCGACCTGGGCTCCATCGGCGACCTCACCCCCAAGACCTGGCGCCACCAGCTGAACGTCAACCTGATCGCCCCCGCCGAACTGACCCGGCACTTCCTGCCCCAGCTGCGCGCCACGCGCGGGCACGTGCTGTTCGTGAACTCCGGCGCCGGGCTCACCGCCCACGCCGGCTGGGGGGCGTACGCGGCCTCCAAGCACGGGCTGAAGGCCCTGGCGGACTCGCTGCGGGCCGAGGAGCACGCGGGCGGCGTCCGGGTCACCTCGGTCTACCCGGGCCGCACGGCGAGCCCCATGCAGGCGAAGGTGCACCAGCAGGAGGGCAAGGAGTACGACCCCGCGCGCTGGATCGACCCCGAGTCGGTCGCCACGACGATCGTCATGGCCCTGGACCTGCCCCGGGACGCGGAGGTGAACGACCTGACGGTCCGGCCGGGCAGGTGA